The DNA region TCCTTGAAGCATCGGGGGTAACCCGGCCGTCTCCGGGTTTTCGCTGCGGCCCGCGGCCCTGGACCAGCCGCCCTGGGCGCGAGCAGCCGGGTATGGGAGGGCGGGGGAGGGCGGAGGACGGCAGTGACCTCGCGGGCGCGGAGCCTGCGACCTCCGCCCTTCGGGGCCCGGGGTGGATCTCGGCCTCCCCGCGGGCCCTCCCCCGCCGCCGCCCTCCGTCAGGAAGGTGGGCCTAGAACAGCCTTCTGGGCACGGGCCTCGCGGGCTGAGCCCTAGCCGCGCAATCGCCTTCAACGAAGATGGCGCGGGGGCGGGACACGTGACTTCAGGCTCCACCCCGGCCCCGCCTCCCGCGCTCACGGCACCGGGCGCGGGGCTGCTGGCAGCCAGGGGCCCGCGGGAACCATGCTCCGGGGGCTGGCGGGAGCCTGGGCCGTGCTCGTCGCGCTGCTCTGGGGCTGCGGGCTGGCGCTGCTGCAGGGCGGGATGCTCTACCCCCGGGAGAGCCGGTCGCGGGAACGCAAGGAGCTGGACGGCCTCTGGAGGTTCCGCGCCGACTTCTCCCAGAACCGGCGCCAGGGCTTCGAGCAGCAGTGGTACCGGACGCCGCTGCGGGAGGTGCGGGCTCTGGGGATGGGGACCAGGGCAGGGAAGCTTCTGGAAGCCGGGTCGGGGGTGTGGGGAGCCTTCCCCTGAGCCCTCGGAACTGCCAGCCAGGAGGAGGTTAAAGATGGACGGGCCTGTGGGACGTGGGGTCGACCCACCCGGAGAGTGACCGGGAATGAGGAAATGGGTGGGCCCGATGTCGGTGGGGGAGGCGGAGCCGGAACAGTGTCCCGGCACCGACCTGGGGGCGGGTGGCCGCGCAGTGGCAGGAGGGGAGGCTTTGGACGTCTTGGGGCCAGCTCTGCCCTGGCAGGAAGGACCTTGGGTTCCAAGGTTCAGGTAGAGGACGGGGCTTGGCATCCAGCCAAGACCCCCCTCTAGGTCTCCCCTCTGACTTGGATCGGGTGGGCTGAGAACTGGAGCAGGGGCAGGCCTGTGTGCCCATCCGACACTCACCTCACTTAGATCCTCTTTTTTCAGTCTTTGCCGCCCAGCCCTTTACAGCGGAGGAAGAAAGGAGCGGGCCGGGGCTGGTGCCAGGCCCTTCTTGCCCCACTCAGAGTTTCCTCACCAAAGCGGCCCGTGCGCCCCGGccagccttcctccctccctggggcAGTCAGTTGATCATCTTCCTCTTAGTCAGGGTGTGGTTTGTCTCTGCAGATCTTTCTTGCCCTAGCCTGGTTGTGGCCATAGGCTCACCCCATTCCATGGAGACCCTGGTGCCTGCTGCCCGCTACCCTGAGAAAGAACTTATGGCCTCACCAGGCCTTGGACACAAAGCATCCTAGCAGTTGGTCTCTCATCAGCAagttatccatccattcatccaatatTTGTTGAGTCCTTACTATGTGGCAGGGCTTGTGCCAGAAGCTGGGCAAACAGCTGTGAGGGACAGGAAATCCCTGCTTCCTTGGAGGTCACATGTGTCTTCAGGAAGCTCTTCCCCAGGCTGCTTCCAGACTCACTGAGCTCTCTGCCCCACTCCTGCCTTGCCTTCTCCCTGAGGTGTTCAAGGGTGCGGAGGTTCAGGGGATTCCCTGCGGGGTTCAGATTCACCTTGTTCTGCTGGGACATCCAGAGGTCGTATCTCAGGGGCCCTGGCCCccagaggccttccctggcccCTAAAATAGTCCCCTGCCACGCTCCACGCTCTCTTCGTAGAGCTGCTCACCTGGCAGCAGAGGCCTTGTTCACTCTTTCATTCCCAGCGCCTAAAACAGCATGTAGGTATTTACTGTGCACCACTGAGTGAGTGAGTGCGTGCGTGACTGGGTCGGCTTCGTGGAGCCGCGAAAATTAAATGAGTCCGTAAAAGACATTGGTCAGTTGCTGGTGGGGTGGCCTGGAATCCGGGAGGGTCTGGGAGAAGTCATCTCGTCCAGCTTCTTCCTGTAAGTGGGGTTGCTGGGGAGGGCCCCTTAGCTTCCCAGGTGATCTGGACCTGATTCCAGTCCTTGTCTCCTTAGTCGGGCCCCAGCCTGGACATGCCAGTTCCCTCCAGCTTCAACGACGTGGGCCAGGATAGGCGGCTGCGGAGCTTTGTTGGCTGGGTGTGGTATGAACGGGAGACCACCTTGCCCCAGCGATGGACCGAGGACCTGGGCACAAGAGTGGTGCTGAGGATCGGCAGCGCCCACTACTACGCCATCGTGGTCAGTGCAGCGAGCGGCAGGCGGAGCGAGTAGGGTGCCTGGCTCCCAGCCGTCCCCTGGCAGCCTGCCTCCTGCAGTGCCTGCGGGGTGGGGGCACACTCATGCCCCGCACTGGGGTTTGCGCCCTGGGGGGGGTGGCCTCATCTATTCCCCCAgagctccctccctccacctctgaGGCGGGTGGCAGCTGGCAGCCCGTCCCGCCCGCTCCCCCCATACTGCACTTCTATGTGAGGGGGCGCCTGAGATGGCAGGGCCCCCTCCTCATATATCCCTGTGTCTGCAGTGGGTGAATGGGGTCCATGTGGCAGAGCACGAGGGGGGCCATCTCCCCTTCGAGGCTGACATCAGCAAGCTGGTCCAGAGTGGGCCCCTGTCCTCCTGCCGCATTACCATCGCCATCAACAACACGCTCTCCCCCAACACCCTGCCACCAGGGACCATCCTCTACAAGACGGACACCTCCAAGTGAGCAGCACCTCGCCCCGCTCCCTGCTCTGCCCGGTGGTCTTCCCGTCAGGGGCAGGGTGGCCTTAACAGAGGTGAGGCCCCGGCTCCGGGAGGCCAGGGAGACGTGTGAGCTGAGGTCGAAGGACCCAGGGCAAGGCCACTGTCCTCCCATCCTAGGTACCCCAAGGGTTACTTTGTCCAGAACACAAACTTTGACTTCTTCAATTACGCGGGACTGCATCGGACTGTGCTACTCTACACCACGCCTACCGCCTACATCGATGACATCACCGTCACCACCCACGTGGACCAAGACACTGGTGAGGCTCCTGGCAGGGTCTGCCGTCAGGCCCCCAGCCGCTTTGTTCCCTGTTTGGAAAGATCCCCTAGGAGAAAGACTGTCCCATCCACCTCAGCAGCTGGAATCTAGCCTGTCCGAGCTGGCAGGGGCTGCGGAAATCACCCATCTGCTCTGACTTCACTTTGGGAGGAAGTGGGGCTTGCCTCAAATCATAGCTCGTGGTGAATAACAGCCCAGGATGCAGGAGAACCCCATGTCCCTTCCCCACTGTGCCGCCCTCACTTCATCTCCCCTCGCTGCAGATTAAGCTCAAGAAATAAATGGCTGTCAGCTAGGGGCTCCTCAGAAAGGTGGCCTCAGGGCACTCTCATCTGTGTGACCCCAGGTCAgatccctccctcttctctcttgtCTGATCTGTCTTGTCTCCTGCAGGGCTGGTGAATTACCAGATCGTCATCCAGGGCAGTGAGCACTTCAAGCTGGAAGTGTGTCTTCTGGATGAGGAAGGCAATGTCGTGGCCAAGGGGACAGGAGGCCGGGGCCAGCTGCAGGTGCCCAGTGCCCACCTCTGGTGGCCATACCTGATGCACGAGCACCCTGCCTACCTGTACTCGTTGGAGGTAATGGTGGTGAGGACTGGGCTGTGGGAGGCCTTTTCCCCCCATCCAGCAGCTCTGGCTTCAGCAGGCATGGTCCTCTGATCTTCCTAGTCAGTTGGATTGAAGAGTCCccagccagggcctccctggtggcgcagtggttgagagtccgcctgccgatgcaggggatgcgggttcgtgccccggtctgggaggatcccatatgccgcggagcggctgggcccgtgagccatggccgctgggcctgcgcgtccggagcctgtgctctgcaacgggggaggccacaacagtgagaggcccgcataccgcaaaaagaaaaaaaaaaaaaaaaaagagtccccaGCCTGCTTTTTTCCAGCCCTTGGTGGGGAGGCCCAGTTTGAAGAGCAGGCCCCAGGGGCAGGGTGGGCAAaagttccttcttttctttttaaattttttattttttaacatctttattagagtataattgctttacaatggtgtgtcagtttctgctttataacaaaatgaatcagttgtacatatacgtatgttcccatatctcttccctcttgtgtctccctccctccctcccaccctccctatccaacccctctaggtggtcacaaagcaccaagctgatctccctgtgctatgcggctgcttcccactagctatctattttacgtttggtagtgtatatatgtccatgccactctctcactttgtcacagcttacccttccccctccccgtatcctcaagtccattctctagtaggtctgcataaAAGTTCCTTCTTGTTCATGGCGATGCCTGTACTTCCTGCATCTCTCTACCTGCCGTTCCAGAGGTGGGCTGCCGTGGTTTGCAAGGGGCCATCCTGCCGAAGTGCGGGGTGCATTGTGTTCAGGCCGTCCAGAATGCCTCATGCCCAGTGCTTGGCTTTTGCAGGTGAAGCTGACCGCACAGACAGCTGCTggctttgtgtctgacttctacACCCTCCCCGTGGGGATCCGCACTGTGGCTGTCACAGAGAGCCAGTTCCTCATCAACGGGAAGCCTTTCTATTTCCACGGGGTGAACAAGCATGAGGATGCAGACGTGAGTTGGGGCTCCTGAGTCCCTGTGGAGGGCCTTTTCTCGCCATCCCTTCCTCCATGTCCCTTGAAGTGGTTGAGGGCAGCTCAGAGCAAACCGCTCAAAACCACTGCCCTATGGGGCCTGTGCTTGGCCTGGATAGCGGGCTAACAGGGTGACTCTTCAGGGGCCCAGCTCTAGAAGGAAGGGCATCTTCAACGGGGACAGGGGGCAGGGGCTCACTCTGCTGTGCTGTTCCCTAGATCCGAGGGAAGGGCTTTGACTGGCCGCTGCTGGTGAAGGACTTCAACCTGCTTCTCTGGCTGGGCGCCAATGCCTTCCGCACCAGCCACTACCCCTACGCAGAGGAGGTGATGCAGCTCTGCGACCGCTATGGGATCGTGGTCATCGACGAGAGTCCCGGCGTGGGCATCGTGCTGGCGTGAGTGCCCGCCACCCGCGCGGCCCAGCTCGCCCAGCTTGGCGCCCTGTGACCCGCTCCCTTTCCTCCCCCGGCCCCGCAGCCAGAGCTACAGCAACGTGTCTCTGCAGCACCACCTGgaggtgatggaggagatggTCCGCAGGGACAAGAATCATCCGGCTGTTGTGATGTGGTCTGTGGCCAACGAGCCCGCTTCCTTCCTGAAACCGGCTGGTTACTACTTTAAGTGAGTGCCCCTGCCTTCCCTGGGTCAGGGGTGAGACCTCAGCCCGCTGGCCCAGCTCAGCCTCAGCTGGCAGCTGCGGGAGAGCTGCAGTGGGCcctggggtgggtgtgggctgtgAGAGGGTCAGCACCTGCTCCCAGCCCAGGTGCATCCATACCTGGTCAGTTCAGGGGACCAAGTACCCACCCACCCAGATCATGATTTCAACCCAGTGTCTCCTTGACACACCTAAAAGGAAATCCAGAGTTAACCTAACCTACTTATACACATAACttcaaattaagaaagaaaaaataatagtgaCGTGGCCTAACCATAGTATAAGGGAGAGTCATTTGTAAAATAATCTGTGAGTGCATGGGCCTGACTCCCCAGAAGATCCAGTGAAGGGGTCAGGACCTTGCATCTAGATGTGGCATCTCCCTGAAAGTACAGCTACAAAAGCTGATGACGGGGGCTGGGAAGCATAGCTGGTGACTCTGATACCGTGAGCAGCGTTTTCTTCAGTGCTGCCCTTTTCTAAAACACTGAGCCACCCCAGGCAAAGTTGCAACCAAAACCAAGTATAGTCTTCCCTCGATTTTTATGGTATCTCCGTTCTTGAGAAATTTAGTGTGTGTTAAAACTGCACAAAACCACTTCGTGATGCTTCGGGTTCATCTGTAAAGGGGAATTAAGCTTTATAAAGCCGGCTTACCTAGGCATGTAATTATAAACAGGTTTGAAATGACGTGCATGTTCTAACCATTCTAAGTTACATTGGTGGACGGGACCAGGCCATCTAAAGTTCATGGTCCGTTCACTGAATGCCAgtagctccccccaccccccaggcatTGCTGTGGACAGAAATCTCACTTAGGGGTCATCTCCCCGCCCTGGGCTGGCTCCTCTCGGGGTGTTCCTTGGTTCCTTCTCTTTCTTAATGATCATGCAGTTGTAGTGTAGCCTGGAGAGGGGAATTATTTCACTTCCAGTAGAGGCAGCAGAGGCCATGGAAATACTCCCTGAGGGAGACACTGCCTTCATCCCAGTGTCCCGGATGGAGGCTCTGAGGAGTGGACCCACCCGGGTGAAGCTGAGCTCTGGACACACAGCCCCAGAGCACGTGGCACAGGGATGTTGAGCCAGGCTGGTGGACGGAATTTTTTCTGTGAGCGTGAAAGGATGATAAGCTTCTAGGAACAGGTGCCTGAGGTTTCCTGTGAACCTTTTTGGGAGGTGCGGAGAAGGAGAGGCTTGATTTGGGAGCAGTGGGGATGGGGCAGGATGTAAGTAGGGCTGCCTGGGCTGGAGGCGCTTGGCTGGGCTTTGAAGCTCCCCAGGTGACAGACAGGCTGTTTCGGACAGTGGCTTAGGGACTTGCGGGGCACTGTTCTGGCCTGTGGAAACTACAGCCTTGGAGTGAGAAGAGTTATAATGGGGGGGCGGtgtcaaggaaaagaaaaccagcTGTGAGGCAATAGAAGAGGAAAATAGGCTTAAACAGTGAGTGAGGGTGACCTGCACTGGGGAGGCCGAGCCCTGACCACAGACCGGCCCCTCTGTTGGGAAGCGTCCTCTCGCCACCCCACCTTGGTTAGCAGGACTCAGCATAAATGCCGTGTCTTCAGAGAGGCTGTGCTGACTGTCTGGTCTCGGGGATGTGCCGCCTTAAGGTCTCTTAGAACCCTGTGCTTCCCCTTCATCATTCCCGCCAGCGCTTGTAATTTGTTACATTTGCCTGTGTGGCTTCGCTCCATGGAGCTTCACCGCTGTTTAAGTCTCTAGTGAGTGCCCAGCGCACAGCCTGCCTCCCAGCCCCCGACTTACGTGCTAAGTTAATATCCATCCTAATCCACACCCCGTCCTATTTTCAAGAGCTTCGTCAGAGATGCAGAGCCCAGCTTTTGGCAGTGCCCAGCCCTGGAGGATGGCCTCTCctctgggaggggtgggggactaggacctggggagggaggaaggaggacagAATGATGTCAGGGAACATGATGCCTAGAAGAACATGTTTGCTTACCTGAAATACACtggaaggcagggaggagagcGGTGTCTTGGGGGTCTTTTCGGCTGGGAAGATGAGAAGGAGAGGCTGCGGGTGAGATTCCTCCCTGGACTGACTGACGGTGCCGTGTCTTCTGCCCTCCGTGGACAGGACGCTGATTGCCCACACCAAAGCCTTGGACCCCTCCCGGCCCGTGACCTTTGTGACCAACTCCAACTATGAAGCAGACCTGGCGGTGAGCCTGGGGATCTTCATGCCACGTCTCCCCTCTGCCTGTCCTCTCATCCTGCCTGGATGCTTGCTGACATTAGCCGCTGGGAGGGGCCACAAGCAGCCAGTCCAACCATTTCCATAGATGGTCTTTAGGTTAAAGAGGACTGCCCGTTGATTTGCCAGGCAGGGTGGCTTCTTCAATCTAAGGAGGCTGGGCATAGGGAGGTCGAATTCATTCTCAGTTCAGACTCATCAGTTTTTATGCACCTCAATTTAATTTTATGcccctcagttttttttttgtttgtttttttttgtttttttttttttgcggtatgcgggcctctcactgttgtggcctctcccgttgcggagcacaggctccggatgcgcaggcccagcggccatggctcacgggcccagccgctccgcggcatatgggatcctcccagaccggggcacgaacccgtatcccctgcatcggcaggcggactctcaaccactgcgccaccagggaggccctgcccctcaGTTTAATATGCTCAGAAAAGGTTTAAGGGAGCCTAAAGTCGTCATTGTCCCGTGTTTCTCAAACCTGGCTGATCGTCAGAACCACTAAGGGAAGCTTTTTGAAAGTGTAGATATCTGGATtctgagattctgatttagtaaaGTCCAGGGTGGgaatctgagtttttaaaaaactcctcAGTGATTCCAGTCATCAACCCAGCTTTGGGAACTGGACTGGACTAGACTAGATCCAGACCCTGGGATTGAGAATCAAAGGAACAGGCTCACACAGCCGGCCAGACCCCACGGCCACCCTCACGGTCCCTGGGCGCAGCGGCCCCTCGGAAACCGTGTTGAGTCGCACGGAAGCTGTAAAACATGGGAGCAAGAAGATGCTCCTCCACTAGAGAACTGAGGCCAGTACTTAAAAGTGCTCCAGAGAGAGAAATCATGTAAAGGAGAAAGAATGGATGGGAAAACGCTATGCACAAGTATAAATTGTGAGCACTGTCATTTGACATGGATGGGACAGTTTGTAGCCCTGGTGTTCCTGTGCCATCCCTCGACAACACCCCCTTGAAGGAGTGTGAAGACTGTGGCCAAATACCAGTGTGACACAGGCACACCTGGACTTTCTCAGAGCCCAAGTGGTGTCCCTTCCCATTCTAGTGGGCAGGGGAGCCTGTGCCTGTCCCCCCAGAAGGTTGCCAGGCTCACCTGGTGGGGTGTGTGAGCCATGGTCATGGTCATGTGCCCACCCAGAGGCACCACTTTCCACCTGCATCTTTCCGCCATCAGTTCGGAAAGGTGCTGAGGTCACTTGGGAAAGACGGACCACAACAGTCACAGTGCAGACTTCGGAGGTGAGTGTGGGTTCAAGTGAGCTTTGCTGCCCACTGAGCACCACCCTGTTCAGGTTCGAGGCAGTGCCACCCCATCATCCGGGCTACCCTCCTAGGAGGGAATTTTCCAGCCACTTTATGGCCCACAGTTACTAGCTCAGGAAGGTGAATCAAGAGCCTTTGTGAGGAGAAAAACTGCCTTTGTCCCTTAGTTGGGAACACTTCTCCAGGGCCAGGGGGACAGCCAGTGACAGGAGCACAACCTAAAGAGGAAAACAGTCGGGTTGGGATGGGCGCTGGGCTCCCACTGGGGCCAGCGCGCTGGGCACCCTCCCCTGAGCCCAGCTGCAGCCAGGTCAGGGGCACCAGCCCAGAGTTAGAGACTTGTTCCATTCAGGTCTCTTCTAACTCCACGTCCTATACGTGTGAGCAtccaactcatttcttttttttaattaattaattttatctttggctgtgttgggtcttcgttgctgcacgcgggctttctctagttgtggcgagcgggggctactcttcattgtggtgcgcgggcttctcatcacagtggcttctcgttgcggagcacgggctctaggcgcgtgggcttcagtggttgtggcacgtgggctcagtagttgtggcttgtggactctagagcgcaggctcagtagttgtggcgcacgggcttagttgctccacagcacgtgggatcttcccggaccagggctcaaaccagtgtcccctgcattcgcaggcggattcttagccactgcgccaccagggaagccccctgactcATTTCTGTGGCCCCTTCTTACCTCCTGTGCCAGAAGTGCTGCCCCCCCGCCCAAGTGTGAGTGCGAACACTATCCTACACCCTTCTGGTTCTTGAACACGTTTTAACACTCTTCCAGGTGCCATACGTGGACGTCATCTGTGTGAACAGTTACTACTCCTGGTATCATGACTACGGGCACATGGAAGTGATTCAGCTGCAGCTGGCAACCCAGTTTGAGAGCTGGCATAAGACCTACCAGAAGCCAATTATTCAGAGTGAATACGGAGCAGAAACCATCACAGGGTTTCACGAGGTAAGTAGTGTAGACCATTCGAGTTATTTCTTCACTCTCTTGGACAGTGATGTCATTCACTGCCCCAGGCTAGGAAGGTGCCTCCTTCCCGGTCCCTCACTTGTCCTGATGACCTCCTATAGCTCACCAGGCTCACCTTAACCTACCCCTCCACACGGCTGCCTTGGACTCAGCCTCTGCCTCACTTGAGTGGTCCTCAGACAGCCTCCCACTAGCTGCCCAAATGGTCTTTGGAACAAATCCAAACCTTGGGAGTCCCGTCACTGGCTTCTCCTGGCCCACAGGACGCAGCCCTAATCTGTGGTCAGGGCTGTCAACATCCTTTGCCCTGTGCCATCTCCCAGGTCTTCATCCTCCTCTGCCTTCAGTCCTGGACCCTGGCCTGTTTTCACTGTGCTCACTGGCTTCTGCTCTGGCTTGGCCTGTTCCTTCTACCTAGAATGCCCTTCTTAGCACCATAATCATCAACTAATggattctgtctttttttttttaagggattatttatttatttatttgtgtgtgtatgtatttatttatttatttttggctgcattgggtcttcattgctgcgcgcaggctttctctagttgcatcgagttgggggctactcttcattgtggtgcacatgcttctcattgcgatggcttctcttgttgtggggcatgggctcaaggcatgcaggctcagtagttgtggcgtgtgggctcagtagttgtggctcacaggctctagagcacaggctcagtagttgtggtgcacgggcttagttgctccgcggcatgtgggatcttcccggaccagggctcgaacccgtgtctcctgcattggcaggcggattcctaaccattgcaccaccagggaagcccaactaatGGATTGTTACTCAGCATTCGAGCCTCAGCTTAGGTGGCCCCTCTTTGGTGGGGTTTACCCCACCTGCCCGGGCAGAGGAAACTCTTCCCCCTGCTCCGTCTCTGTCTCAGCATTTCTCACTGTGCACTGTCATGATCTCTTTGGCTCTCTCCTTGACCAGACCGAGGGCTCCAGGAGGGAGACTAAATCCTATTTATCATTGCTTCCCAAGCACTCAGCAGGGTccggcacacagcaggtgctaaATGATACTTGTTAAGGGAATGAGTGAGATCTTGGAGCaagattttggttttttggggagtttgtttgttttttggctgcgttgcacggcatgcaggatcttagttcctcgaccagggattgaacccacaccccctgcattggaagcgtggagtcttaaccactggaccaccagggaagtcttaggAGCAAGGTTTAATCACTAGctttttctccttgttttgtCCATTTCCTCACCAAAGACAGGCTGTTTTGTCTTGTGGGGGTTGTTTTCATGTGGATTCTTGAACCCCAGCCAGCCGACACTCACCTGTCACAACGGCTGGGGTTCCTTGTTGACACATTTCTTCATTTGCTGGCCCTTAGTAGGTTGAACAGTAACCCAAATGGACTCTCTTATTCTGTTCACACCCTTAAATTCATCTTGCCTACACAGAGTGCCACTTGGACAGACTGCTAATGTAGGGGGAAGTATCTTATAAAGACAATGTATGTACATTGGTCCTCCCTCTTTGAAAAGGTGACCAACTCTGAATTTTTAACAAATTCTGAAAAGGACttccctgccggtccagtggttaagacttccttttccaatgtagggggtgtgggttcgatccctggtccagaagctaagatcccacatgcctcccggccaagaaaccaaaacataaaacgaagcaatattgtaacaaattcagtaaagatttttttttttaaaaaggaaattctgaaagaGTCTGGGTCAGCACTCTCTGATAGTgcctttgtggtgatggaaatattctagaCCTGCACCGTCCAGAACGGGAGCCACTGCCACGTGTGACTTCTGAGGACTTGGAACGTGACTAGCGTGACTAATGTAGTTTAatgtagttttaaatttaaataacctcGTGTGGCTAGCGTTAGACAAGGCAGGGTCATTTCCATTAAAACACAGAAGGAACTTGACATCTTGCCCTGCCCTCAAATTCTGCTTTGGAACTGCAACAAAACAGGGCTCAGTGGTACAGTCGTATCTTCGGTGTATAGTAGCTTTCACTGTTGTCAttgttctgtatctttttttttttttttttttttggctgtgccacgaggcatacaggatcttagttccccgaccagggatagaacctgtgccccctgcagtggtgcagtggaagcacagcgtcttaaccactggactgccagggaagtccctataatagcatttttttccctataatagaatttttatttatttatttatttatgtattttggctgtgccaggtcctagttgcggcacttgggatcctcgctgcggcacacgggatctttagttgtggcatacgggatctagttccctgaccctatCCTTCTAGTTTGTCACTTTGTCTCCAATGCCTGCCATATAAGCAGAtactaaataattatttgttgaatggatgaatgggcTAAACAGCAGCTACTTACCCAGGAGAGATACAGATTAATCTGAGGAGAGTTAAATCTGAGTCACACTAGTTGTCAAATTATGCACTGGTAGCTACTTCAAACttgagttttaaatttattatccAGAGACATACTTTTACTCCTAGTGTAGTTCAGCTTTAAGACTGCACTGGGGAATAGAGATGTTaaagataaagcaaatattaaattgtttatgggaattccctcgtggtccagtggttaggacttggcactttcactgccgagggccccagttcaatccctggtcagggcactaagatcctgcgtgccatgcagtgtggccaaaaaaaaccagTCACTaattaaggtgttttttttttttaccctgggCTATGTTATACCCTGGCTGTGTCCCTACACCAGCATCAGCAAGTCCTGCAGTCACTATAGCCCACCATGAGGACAGATTATTTTGGTCATCACGTGgatctttatttttatctaaCATTTACAGTCCTGCTTGTTCTGAGTCCTAAATTCTCTTTGCCTTGACTTCCAGGATCCACCTCTGATGTTCAGTGAAGAGTACCAGAAAGGCCTGCTTGAGCAGTATCACGTGGTTCTGGATCAGAAACGAAAAGAATATGTGGTTGGAGAGCTCATCTGGAATTTTGCTGATTTTATGACTGACCAGTGTAAGTGGCAGTTCGGTGCATGGAATGTACcgcttctccttttttcaggTTGGCACTTTAGTTCAGGACGTTTGGTTTTAAGAACCCTGGAAACAAGAGGGGGGAAAGCTGATGTAATCAATGCAGGCTACATAGAGGATTCCCTAGGAAAAGTAAGTTGCTTTTAGCAAGCAGCCATCACTTGCTGGCTGCCTAAATCATTTTATGGTAAACAAGCAAATGGGAGAGGCTACCATCTCAAG from Mesoplodon densirostris isolate mMesDen1 chromosome 16, mMesDen1 primary haplotype, whole genome shotgun sequence includes:
- the GUSB gene encoding beta-glucuronidase isoform X1, producing the protein MLRGLAGAWAVLVALLWGCGLALLQGGMLYPRESRSRERKELDGLWRFRADFSQNRRQGFEQQWYRTPLRESGPSLDMPVPSSFNDVGQDRRLRSFVGWVWYERETTLPQRWTEDLGTRVVLRIGSAHYYAIVWVNGVHVAEHEGGHLPFEADISKLVQSGPLSSCRITIAINNTLSPNTLPPGTILYKTDTSKYPKGYFVQNTNFDFFNYAGLHRTVLLYTTPTAYIDDITVTTHVDQDTGLVNYQIVIQGSEHFKLEVCLLDEEGNVVAKGTGGRGQLQVPSAHLWWPYLMHEHPAYLYSLEVKLTAQTAAGFVSDFYTLPVGIRTVAVTESQFLINGKPFYFHGVNKHEDADIRGKGFDWPLLVKDFNLLLWLGANAFRTSHYPYAEEVMQLCDRYGIVVIDESPGVGIVLAQSYSNVSLQHHLEVMEEMVRRDKNHPAVVMWSVANEPASFLKPAGYYFKTLIAHTKALDPSRPVTFVTNSNYEADLAVPYVDVICVNSYYSWYHDYGHMEVIQLQLATQFESWHKTYQKPIIQSEYGAETITGFHEDPPLMFSEEYQKGLLEQYHVVLDQKRKEYVVGELIWNFADFMTDQSPQRPIGNRKGIFTRQRQPKSAAFLLRERYWKLANETKYHRSAVKSQCVGNSPFTF
- the GUSB gene encoding beta-glucuronidase isoform X2; the encoded protein is MDRGPGHKSGAEDRQRPLLRHRGLVNYQIVIQGSEHFKLEVCLLDEEGNVVAKGTGGRGQLQVPSAHLWWPYLMHEHPAYLYSLEVKLTAQTAAGFVSDFYTLPVGIRTVAVTESQFLINGKPFYFHGVNKHEDADIRGKGFDWPLLVKDFNLLLWLGANAFRTSHYPYAEEVMQLCDRYGIVVIDESPGVGIVLAQSYSNVSLQHHLEVMEEMVRRDKNHPAVVMWSVANEPASFLKPAGYYFKTLIAHTKALDPSRPVTFVTNSNYEADLAVPYVDVICVNSYYSWYHDYGHMEVIQLQLATQFESWHKTYQKPIIQSEYGAETITGFHEDPPLMFSEEYQKGLLEQYHVVLDQKRKEYVVGELIWNFADFMTDQSPQRPIGNRKGIFTRQRQPKSAAFLLRERYWKLANETKYHRSAVKSQCVGNSPFTF